From Catharus ustulatus isolate bCatUst1 chromosome 24, bCatUst1.pri.v2, whole genome shotgun sequence, the proteins below share one genomic window:
- the FAAP20 gene encoding Fanconi anemia core complex-associated protein 20, whose product MCEEGAAKLRLKPRTAPPARGPERSPGPEPPPRPPPPTDRCSWFEKEELNECEKTWLLLLKDFSQDSHCTNWDTVPSFPEFLEEKQQEKSPEHQEVFTVGIKDFQWVSFPSFHKECVNLKDLSSQQPTQSQSNELQKGQADKLKSLSSTAEKTCRGASTDEARSASGADTKGVSELDVRPKSCKVPGQGSPAQPSAWISQSPAETWSPQQQHRGAAQNSRADRREKGEEKPQIQTDQGDVPAGEATGVPVEKPQLGRAPGAESHKEEMEKQSEAASALDSCPMCLMQFSGRLSQLDMDAHLARCLSESADDVMW is encoded by the exons ATGTGTGAGGAAGGAGCGGCCAAGCTGCGCCTGAAGCCCCGGAcggcgccgcccgcccgcggcccggagcgcagccccggccccgagccccCGCCGCGGCCCCC GCCACCGACTGACAGATGTTCCTGGtttgaaaaggaagaattaaatGAGTGTGAGAAAACCTGGCTTTTGCTACTGAAAGACTTCAGTCAAGATTCCCACTGCACAAACTGGGACACAGTGCCCAGCTTTCCGGAGTTCTTGGAAGAG AAACAACAGGAAAAGAGCCCAGAACACCAGGAAGTCTTTACAGTGGGAATAAAAGACTTTCAGTGGGTATCATTCCCATCTTTTCACAAAGAATGTGTGAACCTCAAGGATctgagctcccagcagccaACACAAAGCCAGAGCAATGAATTGCAGAAAGGCCAAGCAGATAAACTGAAAAGTTTATCATCCACAGCTGAGAAAACCTGCAGGGGAGCCAGTACAGATGAAGCCAGAAGTGCATCTGGGGCAGACACAAAAGGTGTTTCAGAGCTGGATGTGAGACCCAAGTCCTGTAAagtccctgggcagggcagcccagcacagccctcagccTGGATTTCACAAAGCCCTGCAGAGACTTGgagccctcagcagcagcacagaggggctgcacagaacagcagggcagacaggagagaaaagggggaggaaaagccTCAAATCCAAACAGATCAGGGGGATGTTCCAGCAGGGGAGGCCAcgggggtgcctgtggagaaGCCTCAGCTGGGGAGAGCTCCTGGGGCTGAGAGCCACaaggaggagatggaaaagcagagtgaaGCAGCTTCAGCTCTTGACAGTTGTCCAATGTGTCTGATGCAGTTTAGTGGAAG ACTCTCCCAGCTGGACATGGATGCCCACCTTGCCAGGTGCTTGTCTGAAAGTGCAGATGATGTCATGTGGTAA